From Aspergillus chevalieri M1 DNA, chromosome 4, nearly complete sequence, a single genomic window includes:
- a CDS encoding uncharacterized protein (COG:S;~EggNog:ENOG410PP6V;~InterPro:IPR029063;~antiSMASH:Cluster_4.1), producing MGFLSTFLSFIERLIRLFIGANEEKLYGLDHAILNVEAPPRSMWMNMGYWKDTKSFPEACEALLEFILITAGLLNEDKTVAGASSAIKLIDVGIGCGDQSLYLTRKLSIAGQAEKRRSLVGSYVGVTFARSQADFARERLLNRTSDSDTLTWTPDVRIFAADAAKPSSWEPGLKTAISINHDHDKTQTWLLALDTLYHYKPSRTPLLTHACRDLQASFMAFDLLLDSSASFTNKLLVQLMCLLSGIPYTNFLTTKQYEDILVQAGYDRDMIQMRDISEHVFPGISAYIRQKDSELKRFGMGMGKFKVPGWLFGWWGRSGVIRGVVVVARR from the exons ATGGGCTTCTTAAGCACGTTCCTTAGCTTCATCGAGCGTCTCATCAGACTATTCATCGGAGCCAACGAAGAAAAGCTATATGGCCTAGATCATGCCATTCTCAACGTCGAGGCTCCGCCTAGAAGTATGTGGATGAATATGGGGTATTGGAAG GATACGAAGTCGTTCCCGGAGGCATGTGAAGCATTATTGGAATTTATTCTGATCACAGCGGGACTCTTGAATGAGGATAAGACGGTCGCGGGTGCTTCCAGTGCGATCAAGCTCATCGATGTCGGAATCGGTTGTGGTGATCAGTCTCTCTACCTAACCAGAAAACTATCTATCGCCGGACAGGCTGAGAAGAGACGTTCTCTGGTTGGCTCATATGTAGGAGTCACCTTTGCACGCTCCCAGGCGGACTTTGCACGAGAGCGATTATTAAACCGGACTTCCGATTCTGACACTCTAACGTGGACACCGGACGTGAGAATCTTCGCTGCGGACGCAGCTAAGCCTTCATCCTGGGAGCCAGGACTCAAGACagccatctccatcaatcACGACCACGACAAGACCCAGACATGGCTCCTAGCCCTCGACACCCTCTACCACTACAAACCCTCCCGCACTCCACTTCTCACCCACGCATGTCGCGACCTCCAAGCCTCCTTCATGGCCTTCGACCTCCTCCTGGACTCCTCCGCTTCATTTACCAATAAACTCCTTGTCCAGTTGATGTGTCTACTATCCGGAATTCCATATACAAACTTTCTCACTACAAAGCAGTACGAGGATATATTAGTCCAGGCGGGGTATGACCGCGATATGATACAGATGCGGGATATCTCGGAACATGTGTTTCCCGGGATTTCAGCATATATACGTCAAAAGGATAGCGAATTAAAGAGATTTGGTATGGGAATGGGCAAGTTCAAGGTACCCGGGTGGCTTTTTGGGTGGTGGGGTAGGTCGGGGGTTATTAggggggttgttgttgttgcgcGGCGTTAG
- a CDS encoding putative extracellular cysteine-rich protein has product MACKSSFCKDRRCANNHCTSNQDCDSQTICSHGSTCIIGCLPDDHECERNEQCRSGNCNDRQCAAGTRYPGAECSDNREFPQGLICWNMEFIAQDRKKCLKPDEPGTKGRLGNPCSGNEDCGKELECKDERQGVEKIQDIFKAFPPGAPENHLVCVEKKAKMSDV; this is encoded by the exons ATGGCATGCAAATCCAGCTTCTGCAAGGACCGCCGCTGCGCCAACAACCACTGCACCTCCAACCAAGACTGCGACTCCCAGACAATCTGTAGCCACGGCAGCACTTGTATCATCGGCTGCCTGCCGGATGATCACGAGTGCGAGCGGAATGAGCAGTGTCGCTCGGGAAATTGCAATGACAGACAGTGCGCTGCGGGTACTCGGTATCCCGGCGCGGAGTGCTCGGATAACCGGGAATTCCCGCAGGGCTTGATTTGTTGGAATATGGAGTTTATTGCGCAGGACCGGAAGAAATGCTTAAAGCCGGATGAGCCTGGGACGAAGGGGCGTTTGGGGAATCCGTGCAGTGGCAACGAGGACTGCGGCAAAGAGCTTGAGTGCAAGGATGAGAGGCAGGGTGTTGAGAAAATACAGGACATTTTCAAGGCTTTTCCGCCTGGGGCTCCTGAGAATCATCTCGTGTGCgtggagaagaaggcgaa GATGTCCGATGTCTGA
- a CDS encoding uncharacterized protein (TransMembrane:1 (o32-55i)), whose amino-acid sequence MSVSVSFGSTPSTFDRQRERTPPQRNSSSATYLPQTLVLGMFLIIFGAQIAVNIAQVRRVQSRRLREGVRRTIVVNGPESGHQGGEMVVGEGRDRGEGASREPGEVPGGRAGERLETGDAG is encoded by the coding sequence ATGTCCGTCTCTGTGTCATTTGGCTCCACGCCGTCGACATTTGACCGTCAGCGCGAACGTACTCCACCACAGCGGAACTCCAGCTCTGCGACGTATCTTCCGCAAACTCTGGTGCTGGGCATGTTCTTGATTATCTTTGGGGCGCAGATCGCGGTTAATATTGCTCAGGTAAGACGAGTCCAGAGCCGGAGGCTTCGGGAGGGTGTTAGGAGGACTATTGTGGTCAATGGGCCAGAGTCGGGGCATCAGGGGGGAGAAATGGTAGTGGGGGAGGGGAGAGATAGAGGCGAGGGAGCGAGCAGAGAGCCCGGTGAGGTCCCCGGAGGGCGTGCTGGGGAGCGTCTTGAAACTGGGGACGCTGGTTGA
- a CDS encoding putative ATP-dependent protease (CrgA) (COG:O;~EggNog:ENOG410PKXY;~InterPro:IPR001841,IPR017907,IPR015947,IPR003111, IPR013083;~PFAM:PF13923,PF14634,PF13920,PF00097,PF13445, PF13639,PF02190;~TransMembrane:1 (o317-336i)) encodes MNEHPSPHSPHDSEFPTAMNEDERDAQAYNPFNPSSQSQASYISPALPAHTILRRIQCARCSCPLRTPLRLPCGNALCRECLPPVQPRVGITYPAGEGRKYRFNCPWEKNESCVGEHCVADCGVDVLLTRLVEVIEEALSGNTSGAGYGDGDSVLDLTWANPNDLEETWKTATLDGGALRGVYGLIKEGRLDYDASDVVYQRRDGVVETSIDAVLLTRLKQAIRDELDCQVCYSLISDPLTTPCGHTFCRKCVGLVLNHSDLCPVCRRKLNMPSTIQAEPINARVAGLMECLFPDQVSARRESIAHDEASLDDEQTIPLFMSSVAFPTMPIFLHIFEPRYRIMIRRVMDSREHKFGMVAYNRARRRQGGLGRTQFMQYGTLMLVDRYEPLPDGRSLVIATGVSRFKVTKADMLDGYHVGQIERLGDVPITVEESNEAAETAVFAETLPPSSQEPQQQTQQPLESMSTQKLLDMALDFVRAQHRVGAPWLHPRALMAYGNEPTDPSRFPWWFASILHVSEEEKYGLLCATSVRERLKISARWVKKLESRERSNRPLIMSVL; translated from the exons ATGAACGAACACCCGTCTCCGCACTCTCCACACGACTCTGAATTCCCAACAGCCATGAACGAAGACGAACGAGACGCTCAAGCATACAATCCCTTCAACCCGTCATCACAATCGCAAGCATCCTACATCTCTCCCGCACTCCCCGCGCACACTATCCTCCGCCGGATCCAATGCGCCCGCTGCTCATGCCCCCTCCGCACGCCTCTCCGCCTGCCATGCGGGAATGCACTATGCCGGGAGTGTCTGCCACCCGTCCAGCCACGGGTGGGAATCACCTATCCTGCAGGCGAGGGACGGAAATATCGGTTTAATTGTCCGTGGGAAAAGAACGAGTCGTGTGTGGGGGAACATTGTGTGGCTGATTGTGGAGTCGATGTGTTGTTGACGAGGTTGGTGGAGGTTATTGAGGAGGCTTTGAGTGGGAATACATCTGGCGCTGGGTACGGGGATGGGGACAGTGTCCTGGATCTAACCTGGGCAAATCCAAATGACTTGGAGGAAACATGGAAAACGGCGACTTTGGATGGCGGAGCGCTGAGGGGCGTTTACGGGTTGATCAAAGAGGGACGGTTGGACTATGATGCGTCGGATGTTGTTTATCAGAGGAGGGATGGTGTGGTCGAGACATCCATTGATGCTGTCCTGCTTACGCGACTAAAGCAGGCTATCCGCGATGAGCTGGATTGCCAGGTCTGCTACTCGCTCATCTCAGATCCCCTAACGACCCCCTGCGGCCATACATTCTGTCGCAAATGCGTTGGGCTAGTCTTGAACCATTCAGACCTATGTCCTGTTTGTCGGCGAAAGCTCAATATGCCCTCGACCATTCAAGCTGAACCTATTAACGCCCGTGTCGCGGGACTAATGGAATGTTTATTCCCAGATCAAGTTTCCGCGCGTCGAGAATCCATCGCGCACGATGAAGCAAGTCTCGACGATGAGCAAACCATCCCTCTCTTCATGAGCTCAGTAGCGTTTCCAACTATGCCAATCTTTCTACATATTTTTGAGCCCCGATATCGGATTATGATCCGTCGAGTCATGGATAGCCGAGAACACAAGTTTGGTATGGTTGCGTATAACCGTGCGCGGCGAAGGCAGGGTGGCCTAGGAAGGACGCAATTTATGCAGTACGGCACACTTATGCTAGTGGATCGCTATGAGCCGCTTCCTGATGGCAGGAGTCTGGTGATTGCGACTGGAGTTTCCCGGTTTAAGGTCACCAAGGCAGATATGCTGGACGGGTACCATGTTGGGCAAATTGAGAGGCTCGGTGATGTTCCTATCACAGTTGAGGAAAGCAATGAAGCCGCAGAGACTGCTGTGTTTGCGGAGACATTGCCGCCATCATCTCAAGAGCCCCAGCAGCAGACGCAACAACCACTCGAATCCATGTCGACGCAGAAATTATTAGATATGGCGTTAGATTTTGTTCGCGCACAGCATAGAGTCGGAGCGCCATGGTTGCATCCCCGGGCTTTAATGGCGTACGGCAACGAACCAACCGATCCATCCCGGTTCCCTTGGTGGTTCGCGAGCATCCTTCACGTTtccgaagaagagaaatacGGCCTCTTATGCGCAACAAGCGTGCGGGAACGGTTGAAGATCAGTGCGCGGTGGGTCAAGAAGCTTGAATCTAGAGAACG ATCAAATCGCCCATTAATCATGTCTGTCTTATGA
- a CDS encoding uncharacterized protein (COG:J;~EggNog:ENOG410PMTS;~InterPro:IPR000649,IPR042529,IPR037171;~PFAM:PF01008;~go_process: GO:0044237 - cellular metabolic process [Evidence IEA]), which yields MEYVDEPPSLMDFLTRPGPRCENKKSSLRLLGSIKRTKPTRKAPGFVTRISGKGRERSASQTKSKSRDALRFLASAPSRLLQEKDTETREDTPCRLVLCFMVEADATAANCSAPVVGVTEDSDSTPMEAAWKMITNQTNFPEISLNVTRCGKPFIFEDPFLIGRECVFHPFAFCVKDNTRENNRAECVNRIDKSLVNISYINQGLRNTFFDSELGPASGTILATGLQQLQQDHESGARKLAAVALSILRATLESLEDSISLDGPWWRKACLAAWHLWKNGRPSMDAAIVSFLLLALGEVSTALSREENEGKVCKRLCVQNALDSVQQMIRSYTPRISQNLASYLLSKNGSSESKRNIFTILTLSSSSTIRECIIQSALASGAPLVNIHVLESRPLFEGVSMAASIISGFEALSIPRPQVRVTIFTDASVAQAAMGVDLFLLGADRIAADGSVSNKTGSLPAALMVRHMAPAAETIVVSEIHKVATESSNEHNVENNEASEVMNAWERNDKTKGLDVVQGHFESDGFGQGRPTVNVQNVYFEWVPPSLINTYICEDGSKTPEDFQRQAQWVSEQCEMYFGIC from the exons ATGGAATATGTCGACGAACCCCCTTCGTTGATGGATTTCCTTACACGACCCGGACCCCGATGTGAAAACAAGAAGAGCAGCCTGCGACTATTAGGATCGATCAAACGGACAAAGCCGACTCGGAAAGCACCCGGGTTTGTCACCAGAATAAGCGGGAAAGGGCGAGAAAGAAGTGCATCGCAAACTAAGTCCAAGTCGCGAGACGCACTTCGATTTCTTGCGTCTGCGCCATCGCGGCTCCTGCAAGAGAAAGATACGGAAACGAGGGAAGATACACCATGCAGGCTTGTTTTGTGCTTTATGGTTGAGGCAGATGCGACTGCCGCGAACTG TTCCGCACCGGTTGTAGGGGTTACTGAAGATAGTGATTCGACTCCCATGGAAGCTGCTTGGAAAATGATCACGAATCAGACGAATTTCCCTGAAATATCGCTGAATGTCACTCGATGTGGGAAGCCATTCATATTTGAAGATCCGTTTTTAATAGGACGAGAATGTGTGTTTCATCCTTTTGCGTTCTGCGTCAAGGACAATACCAGAGAGAACAACAGAGCAGAATGCGTCAATCGGATAGACAAAAGCCTTGTTAATATCTCATATATTAACCAAGGACTCCGGAATACCTTTTTCGACAGCGAATTAGGTCCCGCATCAGGGACAATATTAGCCACCGGACTACAGCAATTACAGCAAGACCATGAAAGTGGCGCGAGAAAATTAGCCGCTGTTGCACTGAGCATACTGCGGGCTACCCTGGAAAGCCTTGAGGATTCTATAAGTCTCGATGGCCCGTGGTGGAGGAAGGCTTGTCTAGCAGCGTGGCATCTCTGGAAGAATGGTCGTCCAAGTATGGATGCGGCTATTGTTAGCTTCCTGCTTTTAGCCTTGGGTGAGGTTTCGACGGCTCTGTCACGGGAGGAGAACGAAGGTAAAGTGTGCAAAAGGTTATGCGTACAAAATGCGCTTGATAGCGTACAACAAATGATACGATCCTACACGCCTCGTATTAGCCAGAACCTGGCATCATATTTGCTGTCCAAAAACGGGAGCAGCGAGAGCAAACGGAATATATTTACTATCCTAACTCTGTCATCCAGCTCGACCATCCGCGAATGCATCATTCAATCCGCCCTCGCCTCTGGAGCGCCACTCGTCAACATCCACGTACTCGAATCTCGTCCCCTATTCGAGGGTGTATCTATGGCCGCATCGATTATATCCGGTTTCGAGGCCCTATCTATACCACGTCCGCAAGTCCGCGTCACTATTTTTACGGACGCATCCGTAGCCCAGGCTGCTATGGGAGTGGACCTGTTTCTCCTTGGCGCGGATCGGATTGCAGCAGATGGGTCCGTGAGTAATAAGACGGGATCGCTTCCAGCTGCTCTGATGGTTCGACATATGGCACCGGCTGCGGAGACAATTGTCGTTAGTGAAATCCACAAAGTTGCTACGGAATCGAGCAACGAGCATAATGTGGAGAACAATGAGGCGTCAGAGGTGATGAATGCTTGGGAGCGGAATGATAAAACCAAAGGATTGGATGTCGTCCAGGGTCATTTTGAGAGTGATGGGTTTGGACAAGGTCGACCAACGGTGAATGTGCAAAACGTGTATTTTGAATGGGTGCCTCCGAGCCTGATTAACACATATATCTGTGAAGATGGGTCAAAGACACCGGAGGATTTCCAAAGACAGGCGCAGTGGGTATCGGAGCAGTGCGAGATGTACTTTGGAATTTGTTAA
- a CDS encoding putative cytosolic regulator Pianissimo (BUSCO:EOG09260FPA;~COG:D;~EggNog:ENOG410PI0P;~InterPro:IPR016024,IPR011072,IPR028268,IPR029452, IPR029453,IPR029451,IPR036274,IPR028267;~PFAM:PF14664,PF14663,PF02185,PF14666,PF14668;~go_component: GO:0031932 - TORC2 complex [Evidence IEA];~go_process: GO:0007165 - signal transduction [Evidence IEA];~go_process: GO:0031929 - TOR signaling [Evidence IEA]), protein MASGYYNSASSTTSTQHRALTDTHGRSLSSLDDGSADGSWADASSRVGRNARSESGGSASIYSRGAGGSLAPGPGSFSSELKSMNTSRSVTPRPPDSGGGSGTGPGIFSARRASGTVDPSDGFSNTEERQAVIRDKIAKEMKIKTGTENMLEALLAKNPKHTKEQRIRVESELSSSNRKLVELHHELEEEVLRAQAPSTTPPRSRISTLFRGSPMRPSSREHETAEEGLSEDVEGEMESPTYVLTETLQALEIEGMSPDFYVERANSLVELFNRHPTLKYDLAWPVFGLRVQSMLLSDNKEIVAAGYRLTRYAIADRKSLQIIRSLHTDELVILSLVKESKANLEREQALKFVRAFLDVKDGVCELSRAVVRTIVAVAEHADDRLRNISIMTLAEILVKDPAMIGYAGGFAILHDALAEGTFGASESLISSFLHVLDTPHSRKHLRGGSELESVLAPFTDSLADSVRNGRLKSSARAISAMLKTWPGLVVLARDGAKPLHSLLESLHYPDPQARDLIMELLFDALRIKPPSWSSSFLAGRRLTTYGRVANLRSEPDQKQFGAPYEDSSNQFDLTEHFSTLILATLVDAGLSRALCDLIEEETDLSVRRKATLLLTEVLKLAHHSLPSETSAQLQVLPHLLPPAVKFDVDNHDISTSTIYQIDSINRTLARSRGYSNGAGRYSVNMDVSASILSGDQAKDKLSPAMDETQFRNSILETNVLNTVNFLKWKWDLIHRIVEGPLTNPKRLDEAIKGSKFVKRLVGFYRPFKYRFAMVPNTKPNQRYVRTGCALMRTLVQSPEGTKYLAENKFLRQVAECLAQVDRMSGLTSSSPLFSREQMSNTLSGGYFAMLGTLSADTNGLAMMERWHMLNMFYHIIELRDRNDLIQTLLGNLDYSQESHLRVMLSKALTTGSKEIRIFATKLLRKYAVRNVSLSQRVGVGYAEWVLKLLVTQLYDPDVSVCQVAVKILEEACNQRDYLEFVVKCRPSLDHLGEIGAPLLLRFLSTSVGYHYLDGLDYITQEMDDWFLGRNDAYVGLVEAALSRAYVDTPRRGSIVPEDLVDMQDIGLVPPHFYRELARTAEGCRLLEQSGHFNEFAWTIRDFRLDEEEHEALLKVKGCLWAVGNVGSMEFGAPFLEKDLVWHIVGIAESAEVLTMRGTAFFVLGLISRSRHGLSVLREVGWDSAVDQKGESLGFSLPNNFRKLFLIDFPTYSRDPELKRISREKFKAAATDADPANQKILNLIVDMGNTVLSKRAASDLHSIKAKYPEHFHQAQLFRKTLDILESHHFRLPARRFALDLFDKSVMRRIVLEEDSDTESDVSSSQGSAD, encoded by the exons ATGGCGTCCGGATATTATAACTCGGCGTCCTCCACGACGTCAACCCAGCACCGGGCTCTGACCGATACCCACGGACGATCGTTATCGAGTCTTGACGATGGATCCGCGGACGGGAGTTGGGCCGACGCTTCGTCGCGAGTCGGGAGGAATGCTCGGTCCGAGTCTGGCGGGAGTGCCAGCATCTACTCCCGCGGAGCAGGAGGGTCACTAGCACCTGGGCCAGGGAGCTTCAGCTCGGAGCTGAAGAGTATGAATACATCACGGAGTGTGACACCACGGCCGCCGgatagtggtggtggtagtgggacCGGCCCCGGGATATTCTCCGCGCGGAGAGCAAGCGGTACCGTCGACCCGTCGGATGGGTTCTCGAATACAGAAGAGCGTCAGGCGGTGATCCGGGATAAGATTGCGAAGGAGATGAAGATCAAGACCGGGACGGAAAATATGCTGGAGGCGCTGTTGGCCAAGAACCCAAAACACACCAAGGAGCAGCGAATAAGGGTGGAATCGGAACTCAGTTCATCCAATCGCAAACTGGTAGAACTGCACCATGAATTGGAGGAGGAAGTGCTACGAGCGCAGGCGCCGTCGACGACTCCTCCACGCAGTCGGATATCGACCCTCTTCCGTGGAAGCCCCATGCGGCCGTCATCAAGGGAACATGAGACGGCGGAGGAAGGCCTGTCGGAGGATGTAGAAGGGGAGATGGAATCGCCGACATATGTCTTGACAGAAACGTTACAAGCTTTGGAGATTGAAGGGATGTCACCGGATTTTTACGTGGAGCGGGCGAACAGCCTGGTGGAGCtcttcaaccgccatcccaCCCTTAAGTATGATCTGGCATGGCCAGTTTTCGGTCTACGAGTACAGAGCATGCTTTTGAGCGATAATAAAGAAATCGTGGCCGCTGGTTACCGATTGACCCGATACGCTATCGCGGACCGAAAATCGCTTCAGATAATCCGGTCTCTGCACACCGACGAACTGGTCATCTTATCACTCGTCAAGGAGAGCAAGGCGAATCTTGAGCGAGAACAGGCACTGAAATTTGTCCGAGCTTTTCTCGAtgtcaaggatggtgtttgcGAGCTTTCCCGTGCCGTTGTTCGCACCATTGTCGCCGTCGCTGAGCACGCAGACGACCGTCTCCGCAACATTTCCATCATGACCTTGGCAGAAATCCTGGTAAAAGACCCTGCCATGATTGGCTATGCCGGTGGGTTTGCTATCTTGCACGATGCCCTCGCAGAAGGGACGTTTGGTGCCTCAGAAAGCTTGATCTCGAGTTTTCTGCATGTCCTAGATACACCGCATAGCAGAAAACATTTGCGTGGCGGGAGTGAGCTCGAATCCGTTCTTGCTCCATTTACAGACTCGCTGGCCGACTCAGTACGCAACGGCCGGTTAAAGTCGTCAGCCAGGGCCATTTCCGCGATGCTCAAGACATGGCCAGGTCTGGTTGTTCTCGCCAGGGACGGAGCCAAGCCCCTACATTCTCTCCTGGAGTCATTGCACTACCCCGATCCGCAGGCGCGGGACCTTATTATGGAGCTGTTATTTGATGCTTTGCGAATTAAGCCGCCATCctggtcttcttctttccttgccGGTCGTAGGCTTACGACTTATGGACGCGTTGCGAACCTTAGATCGGAACCGGATCAGAAACAGTTCGGTGCTCCCTACGAGGATAGCAGCAACCAGTTTGATCTTACAGAGCATTTTTCGACTCTTATACTGGCTACTTTGGTTGATGCAGGGTTATCAAGG GCACTCTGTGATCTTATCGAAGAAGAAACAGATCTCTCCGTTAGGCGAAAAGCAACGCTATTATTGACAGAGGTATTGAAACTGGCGCACCACTCTCTGCCAAGCGAAACCAGTGCACAACTACAAGTTCTTCCACATCTTCTTCCACCTGCGGTCAAGTTTGATGTCGATAATCATGACATTTCTACCTCCACAATTTACCAAATTGACAGCATCAACCGGACACTGGCACGGTCACGCGGCTATTCAAACGGAGCTGGTCGATATAGTGTGAATATGGACGTGTCGGCTTCGATTCTGTCAGGAGACCAAGCCAAAGACAAGCTGAGTCCGGCTATGGACGAAACGCAGTTCCGCAATTCTATCTTGGAGACGAACGTCTTGAATACCGTTAATTTCCTCAAATGGAAGTGGGATCTGATCCACCGTATCGTCGAAGGCCCCCTGACAAATCCGAAGCGGCTAGATGAAGCGATCAAGGGGTCTAAGTTTGTCAAACGGCTTGTCGGATTCTACAGGCCATTCAAGTATCGGTTCGCTATGGTCCCGAACACGAAACCCAATCAACGCTATGTCCGAACCGGTTGTGCCTTGATGCGCACTTTGGTCCAAAGCCCCGAGGGAACCAAATATCTCGCAGAGAATAAGTTTCTCAGACAAGTTGCCGAGTGCCTTGCACAGGTAGACCGCATGAGTGGCCTTACGTCTTCTTCACCGTTGTTCTCGCGGGAGCAAATGAGCAATACTTTGAGTGGTGGATATTTCGCCATGCTTGGGACATTAAGTGCGGATACTAACGGGCTGGCCATGATGGAGAGGTGGCACATGCTCAACATGTTCTACCATATCATTGAGCTCCGTGATCGGAATGACCTGATCCAAACTTTATTAGGGAATCTGGATTATTCTCAGGAGAGCCATCTTAGAGTTATGTTGTCCAAGGCATTGACTACTGGCTCAAAGGAGATCCGGATTTTTGCAACGAAGCTATTGAGAAAATATGCGGTCCGAAACGTCTCTCTATCTCAACGAGTCGGTGTCGGATATGCGGAGTGGGTTTTGAAACTCCTTGTGACACAACTATATGATCCAGATGTGTCCGTGTGTCAAGTGGCCGTGAAAATATTGGAAGAAGCATGCAATCAACGCGACTATCTCGAGTTTGTCGTCAAATGCCGACCGTCTCTCGACCATCTCGGAGAAATCGGGGCGCCATTACTTCTGCGGTTTCTTTCAACATCCGTCGGGTACCACTATCTGGACGGACTCGACTATATCACGCAAGAAATGGACGATTGGTTCCTTGGTCGCAATGACGCTTATGTGGGACTTGTGGAAGCCGCCCTTTCGCGCGCCTACGTCGACACACCACGAAGAGGCAGCATTGTCCCGGAGGACCTAGTAGACATGCAAGATATCGGACTTGTCCCGCCCCATTTCTACCGTGAGCTCGCGCGGACAGCGGAGGGCTGCAGACTCCTCGAACAATCAGGTCACTTCAATGAATTTGCATGGACTATCCGAGATTTCCGGctcgatgaggaagaacaTGAAGCTCTCTTGAAGGTGAAAGGGTGTTTATGGGCTGTGGGCAACGTCGGGTCTATGGAATTTGGCGCTCCCTTCCTGGAGAAAGATCTCGTGTGGCATATCGTGGGAATTGCGGAGAGTGCTGAGGTACTGACCATGCGGGGGACAGCGTTTTTTGTCCTTGGGCTGATCTCGCGGAGTCGGCATGGATTGTCGGTGCTACGGGAGGTCGGATGGGATTCGGCTGTTGATCAGAAGGGGGAGTCATTGGGATTTAGTCTTCCAAATAATTTCAGGAAGTTGTTCTTG ATTGATTTCCCTACTTACTCTCGTGACCCTGAGTTGAAGCGGATATCCCGTGAAAAGTTCAAAGCTGCTGCTACGGATGCGGACCCTGCGAATCAAAAAATCTTGAACCTGATTGTTGACATGGGAAATACTGTTCTGTCCAAGAGGGCGGCATCGGATCTTCATAG CATCAAAGCAAAATACCCCGAACATTTCCACCAAGCTCAACTCTTCCGCAAAACCCTTGACATCTTGGAAAGCCACCACTTCCGACTCCCCGCGCGACGTTTTGCCCTGGACCTATTCGATAAAAGCGTCATGCGCCGGATAGTCCTTGAAGAGGACTCTGATACGGAGTCGGATGTTAGCTCGTCGCAGGGGTCTGCTGATTAG